From one Treponema denticola genomic stretch:
- a CDS encoding ATP-binding cassette domain-containing protein: MNKAYKHFFMAMAALALVSAMTSLVVPFLLSFWAKTDVEMNLKRFFIVISVLVLMFLLKTAIIFLRENFAKHFNIKNAKNIIEKILRLKYDTIISQGNMNLVERMAQAVNNMYIYMTGDAVRIWSSIISTIIILIAIFFDNFIIGLILLVLIPINYLGYKSLNAELKKRSQVMQTSTATGFQEILSVVNQTDYLKQCPDYDIVLNQLQPALDKIYGSMAQVNKYAQTSSSFISSLNSMLQTVCILLVMYNYLSGENQVLPVVIYTIVLPLFFSNISIITNINLNKNNLKVSQEFIAFLDSEQEKDSNETIRSIEKIEFDIGAIQIGEEIFKANIKDKFIKGDIVWVQGKSGSGKSSLMKQLVKFRKTSEILINEKPISSINNTCIRSLIDYIPQNNSIINGTIRDNLFLNKHHSNETEEALKKSDLLSTILQNKNFDTMIMDMGANLSGGEKQKLAIARSLYSDAEVLIFDEVTANIDTESTSLILNAIKNICKNKIVFIISHEALPENFANKVIRME, from the coding sequence ATGAATAAAGCTTATAAGCATTTTTTTATGGCTATGGCAGCTCTTGCCCTTGTGTCGGCTATGACATCATTGGTTGTACCCTTTCTGTTAAGTTTTTGGGCAAAGACCGATGTTGAGATGAATTTAAAAAGATTTTTTATTGTTATATCGGTGTTGGTACTGATGTTCTTACTTAAAACCGCTATAATTTTTTTGCGTGAAAATTTTGCAAAACATTTTAATATAAAAAATGCAAAAAACATTATTGAAAAAATTTTAAGGTTAAAATATGATACGATTATTTCTCAAGGGAATATGAATTTGGTTGAGCGGATGGCACAGGCTGTAAACAATATGTACATATATATGACGGGAGATGCCGTTCGGATATGGTCAAGCATAATTTCAACAATAATTATTTTAATCGCAATATTTTTTGATAATTTCATTATAGGTTTGATACTGCTTGTTTTAATTCCAATAAATTATTTAGGTTATAAATCCTTGAATGCCGAATTAAAAAAGCGCTCTCAAGTTATGCAAACAAGTACTGCAACGGGATTCCAAGAAATACTTTCAGTTGTAAACCAAACAGATTATTTAAAACAATGCCCCGATTATGATATTGTACTAAACCAATTACAACCCGCATTGGATAAAATTTACGGAAGCATGGCTCAAGTAAACAAATATGCTCAAACTTCTTCATCGTTTATATCATCGCTTAATTCAATGCTGCAAACGGTTTGTATTTTACTTGTTATGTACAATTATCTAAGCGGAGAAAATCAAGTTTTACCGGTTGTAATTTATACAATTGTACTTCCTTTATTTTTTTCCAATATCAGTATAATTACAAATATTAATTTAAACAAAAATAATCTAAAAGTCTCGCAAGAATTTATTGCATTTTTAGATTCGGAACAAGAAAAAGATTCAAATGAGACAATCAGATCGATTGAAAAAATAGAATTTGATATAGGTGCAATACAAATAGGAGAAGAAATATTTAAGGCCAATATAAAAGATAAATTTATAAAAGGTGACATTGTTTGGGTACAGGGAAAAAGCGGCTCGGGAAAGTCAAGTTTAATGAAACAACTTGTAAAATTTAGAAAGACATCAGAAATTTTAATAAATGAGAAACCGATTTCTTCTATTAATAATACTTGTATCAGGTCTCTTATTGATTATATCCCGCAAAATAATTCAATTATAAACGGAACAATTCGTGATAATTTATTTTTAAACAAACATCATTCAAATGAAACTGAAGAAGCACTAAAGAAAAGCGATCTCCTTTCTACAATTTTACAAAACAAAAACTTTGATACAATGATAATGGATATGGGCGCTAACCTTTCAGGAGGAGAAAAACAAAAACTTGCCATAGCCCGAAGTTTATATTCAGATGCAGAAGTTTTAATCTTTGATGAGGTTACGGCTAATATTGATACTGAAAGCACCTCCCTAATTTTAAACGCAATAAAAAATATTTGTAAGAATAAAATAGTCTTTATAATTTCACATGAAGCATTACCTGAAAATTTTGCCAATAAAGTTATACGGATGGAATAA
- a CDS encoding AlwI family type II restriction endonuclease — MEEAKEIFYTQDYEDPPMRGRTSFDPIEKMGLAVLIENKIQITDMGQRFLDGEIEIGDVMLSYLLKFQYPNPLMKGFKDYNTIPFINTLRLIRYVNEKCRKRDIKEKGISKLEFGIFALSITDFENVENIAEKLILFRNKMEALKKDKEKSLYIESYISEYLKDFNNPQKNIHEYTDNIIRCLRLTKYIYIRGGGYYIDLEPRRKVEIDAILNDLTGEARYYSVESYQAFIGDYYGYTLPFETVFELQRIASEIILEIKDLKTKLNKTISEIILQKDIDNLKKQIESLRKERLALQNEMLKYTYENDVKIDDAKRALQNISKLGIKPSIALEKWTNIALNIIDDAKLIKPNSPLGDDNEPTFTAPAKVPDIECFYKNFNAICEVTMLTGRDQWFNEGQPVMRHLREFEDKNNEKPNYCLFIAPKLHEDTINTFWFAVKYEYQGQKQKIIPLTISNLIDLLEIFKTAKKQGIKIHHLDIMTLYNACVDISDVSDSTEWRTHISNQLLYFKKRFLG, encoded by the coding sequence TTGGAAGAAGCTAAAGAAATTTTTTATACTCAAGATTACGAAGATCCTCCAATGAGAGGGCGGACTTCATTTGATCCGATTGAAAAAATGGGGTTGGCAGTACTTATTGAAAATAAAATTCAAATTACAGATATGGGTCAGAGATTCCTTGATGGAGAAATAGAAATAGGAGATGTGATGCTTTCATATCTTTTAAAATTTCAATATCCAAATCCCCTTATGAAAGGCTTTAAAGACTATAATACAATTCCATTTATAAATACACTCAGACTTATACGATATGTCAATGAAAAATGCCGGAAGAGAGATATCAAAGAAAAAGGAATATCAAAACTTGAATTTGGCATATTTGCACTTTCGATAACGGATTTTGAAAATGTAGAAAACATTGCAGAAAAACTTATATTGTTTCGCAACAAAATGGAAGCTTTGAAAAAAGATAAAGAAAAAAGCCTATATATTGAATCCTATATTTCAGAATATCTAAAAGATTTTAATAATCCTCAAAAAAACATTCATGAATATACCGATAATATTATCCGATGTTTGAGATTAACAAAATATATATACATACGAGGCGGAGGTTATTATATTGATTTGGAACCTCGCAGAAAAGTTGAAATAGATGCAATTCTTAATGATTTAACAGGTGAAGCTCGCTATTATTCCGTTGAATCATATCAAGCCTTTATTGGAGACTATTACGGTTATACTCTGCCTTTTGAAACAGTTTTTGAACTACAGAGAATTGCTTCCGAAATTATTTTAGAAATTAAAGATTTAAAAACAAAGCTAAATAAAACAATTTCAGAAATAATACTTCAAAAAGACATAGACAATTTAAAAAAACAAATTGAAAGTTTGCGAAAAGAACGGCTTGCTCTGCAAAATGAAATGCTTAAATACACATATGAGAATGATGTAAAAATTGATGATGCAAAAAGGGCTTTACAAAATATTTCTAAACTTGGTATAAAACCCTCTATAGCTTTAGAAAAATGGACAAATATTGCTTTAAACATTATAGACGACGCAAAACTGATAAAGCCGAATTCTCCATTAGGCGATGATAATGAACCAACATTTACCGCTCCGGCAAAAGTTCCTGATATTGAATGCTTTTACAAAAACTTTAATGCAATTTGTGAAGTAACAATGCTCACAGGTAGGGATCAATGGTTTAATGAAGGCCAGCCGGTAATGAGACATTTAAGAGAATTTGAAGACAAAAATAATGAAAAACCCAACTATTGTTTATTCATCGCACCTAAATTACATGAAGATACAATAAATACATTCTGGTTTGCCGTAAAATATGAGTATCAAGGTCAAAAACAAAAAATCATACCGCTTACAATATCTAACCTCATCGACTTGCTGGAAATTTTTAAAACAGCAAAAAAACAAGGCATTAAAATACATCATTTAGATATAATGACGCTCTATAATGCATGTGTGGATATATCCGATGTGTCTGATTCAACTGAATGGCGAACTCATATCTCTAATCAGTTATTATATTTTAAGAAGAGATTTTTAGGGTAA
- a CDS encoding Dam family site-specific DNA-(adenine-N6)-methyltransferase — MQLKEKTIIKSPLNFTGGKYKLLPQLLPLFPKKITSFIDLFCGGCNVSLNIDADKIICNDNDDKLIELLSFFQKNSFTDLFPKIKKIINDYGLSDSQEKGYKFYRCNSSDGLGRYNKLGFLSLRSYFNSLSIKNEDYYLILYVLIIFSFNNQIRFNSRGQFNLPVGKRDFNIRMQNKLKVFLSAIKQKNIIFMNNDFSQINPNELKKSDFVYADPPYLITCATYNERGWNEMQEKKLLEYLDNLTKKRIQFALSNVITTDSKTNYILKYWLEDNKKYNCHHLNFSYKNSNYQKKNIGKSDEVLITNY, encoded by the coding sequence ATGCAATTAAAAGAGAAAACTATAATAAAATCACCCCTTAATTTTACGGGAGGAAAATATAAGTTGCTGCCTCAACTTTTACCTTTATTTCCAAAAAAAATTACTAGTTTTATTGATCTGTTTTGTGGAGGCTGTAATGTATCATTAAATATTGATGCTGATAAAATTATTTGTAATGACAATGACGATAAACTTATTGAGCTGCTTTCATTTTTTCAAAAAAATTCTTTTACAGATCTATTTCCAAAAATAAAAAAAATTATTAATGATTATGGATTATCAGATTCACAAGAAAAAGGATATAAATTCTATCGATGTAATTCATCAGACGGCCTCGGCCGATATAACAAACTAGGGTTTCTATCTTTACGTTCATATTTTAACTCACTATCTATTAAAAACGAAGATTATTACCTCATACTTTATGTACTTATCATTTTTTCATTTAATAATCAAATAAGATTTAATAGTAGAGGACAATTTAATCTTCCTGTAGGAAAACGAGATTTTAATATCAGAATGCAAAATAAATTAAAGGTATTTTTATCTGCAATTAAACAAAAAAATATTATTTTTATGAATAATGATTTTTCACAGATAAATCCGAATGAACTAAAAAAAAGCGATTTTGTGTATGCTGATCCGCCTTATTTAATAACCTGTGCTACATATAATGAAAGAGGTTGGAATGAAATGCAAGAAAAAAAATTACTTGAATATTTAGATAATCTTACAAAAAAAAGAATTCAATTTGCTCTTTCAAATGTGATAACTACTGATAGCAAAACCAATTATATTTTAAAATACTGGTTGGAAGATAATAAAAAGTATAATTGTCACCACTTAAATTTTTCTTATAAAAATTCCAATTACCAGAAAAAAAACATTGGAAAAAGTGATGAAGTTTTGATTACAAATTATTAA
- a CDS encoding DNA adenine methylase gives MTTTKINNRRYLGNKYKLLPFITDVISSECGNFNSFADIFAGTGAVSSAYADKHLIINDILYSNYLCHLTWFSNEAFDEKKIQKYIDYFNSDIPYEENYMTINFANTYFSSKVCSKIGFIREYIEKEYSLGKINGKERAMLITSLLYGLDKIANTCGHYDAYRQNVELTEDFILPCPEPNIDLKDNLCFNSDANELVKNISADVVYIDPPYNSRQYSDAYHLVENIARWEKPDVHGVAKKMDRSSIKSKYCTRSAPKAFEDLISDIKAKYIVVSYNNMAKKGNDRSNAKISDTQLLETLKTKGSVKVFSEQFKAFTTGKSEYLDNQERLFVCKCN, from the coding sequence ATGACAACAACAAAAATAAATAATCGTCGATATTTAGGAAATAAATATAAACTGCTTCCCTTTATTACTGATGTTATATCATCGGAATGCGGTAATTTTAATAGTTTTGCCGATATTTTTGCAGGTACAGGAGCAGTTTCTTCTGCATATGCGGATAAACATCTTATTATAAATGATATTCTATACAGCAACTATCTTTGTCACCTAACATGGTTTTCCAATGAGGCATTTGATGAAAAAAAAATACAAAAATATATAGATTATTTTAACTCCGATATACCCTATGAAGAAAATTATATGACAATAAATTTCGCAAACACATATTTTTCGTCTAAAGTATGTTCAAAAATCGGCTTTATACGTGAATATATAGAAAAAGAATACAGCTTAGGAAAAATAAACGGCAAAGAAAGAGCTATGCTTATAACATCTTTATTGTATGGTCTTGATAAAATAGCGAACACATGCGGTCATTACGATGCATACAGACAAAATGTTGAACTTACCGAAGATTTTATACTCCCATGCCCTGAACCCAATATTGACTTAAAGGATAATCTATGTTTTAACAGCGATGCCAATGAACTTGTTAAAAATATTTCTGCCGATGTCGTATACATAGACCCGCCATATAATTCACGCCAGTACAGTGATGCCTACCATCTTGTTGAAAATATTGCCAGATGGGAAAAACCTGATGTTCATGGGGTTGCAAAAAAAATGGATAGATCTTCCATAAAAAGTAAGTACTGCACCCGTTCAGCACCAAAAGCATTTGAGGACTTAATAAGTGATATAAAAGCAAAATATATTGTTGTATCATATAATAATATGGCCAAAAAAGGAAATGACCGTTCAAATGCCAAAATTTCAGATACCCAATTACTTGAAACTTTAAAAACAAAAGGAAGTGTTAAAGTTTTTTCAGAGCAATTCAAGGCTTTTACAACAGGTAAATCCGAATATTTAGATAATCAAGAGAGGCTCTTTGTCTGTAAATGCAATTAA
- the murD gene encoding UDP-N-acetylmuramoyl-L-alanine--D-glutamate ligase yields MQISLENIKNKKVTVMGLGLNGGGLATAQFFARYGAEVTVTDLKTSEELRPSIEKLFAFKNIRFVLGEHRIEDFREADLVIKNPGVKLEGNVFLEAAKRIESDVSIFLSLSKAPILAVTGSKGKSSTVSALYYGLKKLGYNAFLGGNITVSPLSFFEETSCDTPVVLELSSWQLADLKNKKLLKPKIAIITPIMPDHLNWYGTMEKYVADKKIIYENMDEADYLICNFDDGWGKIFAEETRANVFWYSEKKPAKEYRGVFFNKNQEGLCNLSGGERLLLSKDAKVPGLKLKQNVLNAGLALLLYQKIHKPENLKGNDILKDNNIKEQSEFIRKFMDDYSGIEHRLEFFYEKNGIKFYNDTAATIPEASAAALEAFDKPPVLICGGTNKNLNFIPLAEKANLAKSLYLLAGTGTDLLIPLLKETSIEYNGPFDSLDSLLFSLKENAEKSDVVILSPGAASFGMFKNEFDRGNKFKEKVKEIFC; encoded by the coding sequence ATGCAAATAAGCTTAGAAAATATAAAGAATAAAAAAGTAACCGTTATGGGACTTGGTCTAAATGGGGGAGGCCTTGCGACTGCCCAATTTTTTGCACGATATGGAGCCGAGGTTACGGTAACCGATTTAAAAACTTCAGAAGAATTAAGGCCGTCAATCGAAAAACTTTTTGCCTTTAAGAATATTCGATTTGTGTTGGGTGAACATAGAATAGAGGATTTTAGGGAAGCCGATCTTGTCATCAAAAACCCCGGCGTAAAACTTGAAGGAAATGTTTTTTTAGAAGCCGCAAAACGAATAGAGTCCGACGTTTCGATTTTTCTTTCCCTTTCAAAGGCTCCGATTTTGGCGGTAACCGGAAGCAAAGGCAAGTCCTCTACGGTAAGTGCTCTTTATTACGGGCTTAAAAAGTTAGGCTACAATGCTTTTTTGGGCGGGAACATTACAGTCAGCCCTTTAAGTTTTTTTGAAGAAACCTCTTGCGATACACCTGTAGTTCTGGAGCTCTCCAGTTGGCAGCTTGCCGATTTAAAAAATAAAAAACTGCTTAAGCCTAAGATTGCGATTATTACGCCCATAATGCCCGACCACTTAAACTGGTACGGCACAATGGAAAAATATGTTGCCGATAAAAAAATAATCTATGAAAATATGGATGAAGCGGATTATTTAATCTGTAATTTTGATGATGGCTGGGGAAAAATTTTTGCAGAAGAAACAAGGGCAAATGTTTTTTGGTACAGTGAAAAAAAACCGGCTAAAGAATATCGAGGTGTTTTTTTTAATAAGAACCAAGAAGGCCTTTGCAATTTAAGTGGTGGAGAAAGGCTTTTACTTTCAAAGGATGCAAAAGTTCCAGGGCTTAAACTTAAACAAAATGTCTTGAACGCAGGGCTTGCTCTTCTGCTTTATCAAAAAATTCATAAGCCTGAAAATTTGAAAGGCAACGACATCTTAAAAGACAATAACATCAAAGAGCAATCCGAATTTATCCGTAAATTTATGGACGATTATTCGGGTATTGAACATCGATTGGAATTCTTTTATGAAAAAAACGGAATAAAATTTTATAATGATACGGCCGCTACAATTCCCGAAGCATCTGCTGCTGCCTTAGAAGCCTTTGATAAGCCGCCCGTATTAATTTGCGGCGGAACAAATAAAAACTTAAATTTTATTCCGCTTGCCGAAAAAGCAAATCTTGCCAAAAGCCTATATCTTCTTGCAGGAACGGGAACAGACCTTTTAATTCCTCTCCTCAAAGAAACGTCTATTGAATATAATGGCCCCTTTGACAGCTTGGACTCTCTTTTGTTTTCATTAAAAGAAAATGCAGAAAAAAGCGATGTCGTAATTCTATCGCCGGGAGCGGCCTCCTTCGGCATGTTTAAAAACGAATTCGACCGCGGTAATAAATTTAAAGAAAAGGTAAAAGAAATATTTTGCTGA
- a CDS encoding type II toxin-antitoxin system VapC family toxin has translation MILILDASAAIEIALNMKNAEAFKNSCMEADIILAPDIYPSEITNVFWKYRIFSNLDLIKCEKGIEYCIDLIDDFVDTRFLCNEVYAEAVKYKHPAYDIFYLIAARKNNAKLLTCDKKLKKIAIEMGVKLIA, from the coding sequence TTGATTTTAATTCTTGATGCCAGTGCCGCAATTGAAATTGCTTTAAACATGAAAAATGCAGAAGCTTTTAAAAATTCTTGTATGGAAGCAGATATAATACTTGCTCCGGATATTTACCCTTCTGAAATAACAAATGTTTTTTGGAAGTATAGAATTTTTTCTAATTTGGATTTAATAAAATGTGAAAAAGGAATTGAATATTGCATAGATCTAATAGATGATTTTGTAGATACGAGATTTTTATGTAATGAGGTATACGCAGAAGCGGTAAAATACAAACATCCTGCTTATGATATTTTTTATCTCATTGCTGCAAGAAAAAATAATGCCAAACTACTGACTTGTGATAAAAAATTGAAAAAGATAGCTATAGAAATGGGTGTAAAACTAATAGCTTAA
- a CDS encoding ATP-binding cassette domain-containing protein, whose amino-acid sequence MLQLLKKNKFLFSITFLLVAMTAFLNTYSSKILQISIDKTIEGNGKVEYVFLFAAFGFAAALILFIENLAETKLRKDCRLTLRNNIANYMAFENRIEYHQDKTKYYELFINSCDYFSSEAICNLMDALYNINAIIFGLVTMYFIFPPFIIFCFVSMAFSFLMFKKIDPKLDELSNTFIDKRSDYYNYIQDILTGHFTVFINRAKKYFVKRTKKEFENYENYRYKYSANRDLLLNIVNFPSIVINVLMIIFLFYFILKGKATVGSVAGILGLSALISSSFENLFYNIVSIRSGLLILDKKYFKVKIPLSETKITTKPLTSIQIKNLNFSYGDNPVFTDFNISLKNGFYYLQAESGKGKSTLIKLITKELPAPDNSIFINGKDINSYTEDELIGEISYIPQENFIINGSIEENFFVPIEQKQKELDLVCAFTLANTLHEKGSLDEKSISGGETRRLNLARNLDLSKSVIILDEPFKNVEREIYKKIEHNLMQITDKIIIAVTHEKIEDKNAAVISI is encoded by the coding sequence ATGTTACAACTGTTAAAGAAAAATAAATTTCTATTTAGTATAACCTTTTTATTAGTTGCAATGACTGCATTTTTAAATACTTATTCATCAAAAATTTTACAGATTAGCATAGATAAGACTATTGAAGGAAATGGAAAGGTCGAATATGTTTTTCTATTTGCCGCATTCGGTTTTGCTGCAGCTCTGATATTATTTATAGAAAATTTAGCTGAAACTAAACTGCGAAAAGATTGCAGATTGACACTTAGAAACAATATCGCAAATTATATGGCTTTTGAAAACAGAATTGAATATCATCAGGACAAAACAAAATACTATGAGCTTTTTATAAACTCTTGCGATTATTTTTCTTCCGAAGCAATTTGTAATCTAATGGATGCCCTCTATAATATAAATGCAATTATATTCGGTCTCGTAACAATGTATTTTATTTTTCCTCCGTTTATTATTTTTTGTTTTGTTTCAATGGCTTTTTCTTTTTTAATGTTCAAAAAAATTGATCCTAAACTTGATGAACTCTCAAATACATTTATAGACAAAAGGTCTGATTATTATAATTACATTCAAGATATTTTAACGGGGCATTTTACTGTTTTTATTAACCGTGCAAAAAAATATTTTGTAAAACGTACAAAAAAAGAATTTGAAAATTATGAAAACTACCGATATAAATATAGCGCAAACAGAGATTTACTTTTGAATATTGTGAATTTTCCAAGTATTGTTATAAATGTTTTGATGATTATCTTTTTATTCTATTTTATTTTAAAAGGAAAAGCAACAGTCGGATCGGTTGCCGGCATACTCGGATTGAGTGCACTTATTTCAAGCAGCTTTGAAAATTTATTTTATAATATTGTTTCGATTCGATCAGGTCTTTTAATTTTGGACAAAAAATATTTTAAAGTTAAAATTCCTCTTTCGGAAACTAAAATAACCACAAAACCCCTTACTTCAATACAGATAAAAAATCTTAATTTTTCTTATGGAGATAATCCTGTCTTTACCGATTTTAACATATCACTAAAAAACGGGTTTTACTATTTGCAGGCCGAAAGCGGAAAAGGAAAGTCTACTCTAATAAAACTTATTACAAAAGAATTACCTGCCCCTGATAATTCGATTTTTATTAACGGTAAAGATATCAATTCCTATACTGAAGATGAACTTATCGGTGAAATTTCATATATTCCGCAAGAAAATTTTATTATCAATGGATCTATCGAAGAAAACTTTTTTGTTCCTATTGAACAAAAACAAAAAGAGCTTGATCTTGTCTGTGCATTTACCCTTGCAAATACTTTACATGAAAAAGGCAGCTTAGATGAAAAAAGTATTTCTGGAGGCGAAACTAGAAGACTTAACCTTGCCCGAAACCTTGATTTATCAAAAAGCGTTATCATCTTGGATGAGCCTTTTAAAAATGTAGAACGCGAAATTTACAAAAAAATAGAGCACAATCTTATGCAAATAACCGATAAAATTATTATTGCCGTTACACATGAAAAAATTGAAGACAAAAATGCAGCGGTGATAAGCATTTAA